A region of Acaryochloris sp. CCMEE 5410 DNA encodes the following proteins:
- a CDS encoding tyrosine-type recombinase/integrase, with product MAGIVSAIALEVWLSTRKHLEEDDPLIVALDIVHWGQRLSTTSNYKVVRKMATEAGISKVMSPHRVRHSSITTALDATGGNVRAVQQLSRHAKPEIVIRYDDNRKDLQGEVTGVLSGLLGEDLG from the coding sequence ATGGCTGGGATTGTGAGTGCGATCGCACTAGAAGTTTGGCTATCGACTCGGAAACATTTGGAAGAGGATGACCCTCTGATTGTAGCCCTGGATATCGTGCATTGGGGGCAGCGGCTATCAACGACATCTAATTATAAGGTGGTCAGGAAGATGGCCACGGAAGCGGGTATCAGTAAGGTGATGTCACCACACCGGGTTAGGCATTCCTCGATTACGACAGCGCTGGATGCCACGGGCGGGAATGTCCGGGCCGTTCAGCAGCTCTCTCGCCATGCCAAGCCAGAAATAGTTATACGCTATGACGATAATCGGAAGGATCTTCAGGGAGAGGTCACAGGGGTGTTGTCGGGGTTGTTGGGTGAGGATTTGGGTTGA
- a CDS encoding TniQ family protein, giving the protein MQDSAANTELWDLQKPTVMSRSRLFHLEPIGIGTIFVESLSGYIVRLANYHCVTVRQLIIREIVPLMWQKGFPTFRWRSRINQLFKPDSSLIKNNEVRGILAETLIQSLEELTLRQDLRDLSLLREAASIINDRHMRKYHAWCPRCLEEWRQSERVIFMPLIWLVEALGVCPQHRHQQLISNCPSCQRQFSVITARLYLGFCPNCHSWLGSYSQFSNSQETDSLIEWTNLMRDPLEHQLSWIDNYKELLYQAQIHFLPPKVTTLRSTHEPSQ; this is encoded by the coding sequence GTGCAAGATAGTGCAGCCAACACTGAACTCTGGGATTTACAAAAGCCAACGGTAATGAGTCGTAGTCGTTTGTTTCATCTAGAACCCATTGGAATTGGTACTATTTTTGTTGAAAGCCTATCGGGTTATATTGTTCGTCTAGCCAATTATCACTGTGTCACTGTTCGTCAGTTGATAATCAGAGAAATAGTCCCTCTAATGTGGCAGAAAGGATTTCCCACTTTTCGCTGGCGCTCCAGAATTAATCAATTATTCAAACCGGACAGTTCCCTTATCAAAAACAATGAGGTAAGAGGGATCTTGGCAGAAACCCTTATTCAATCACTGGAGGAATTAACACTGAGGCAAGACTTAAGAGATTTATCATTACTCCGTGAAGCGGCTTCTATCATCAACGACAGACATATGAGAAAGTATCATGCATGGTGCCCGAGATGCTTAGAAGAATGGCGACAGTCTGAGCGAGTGATTTTTATGCCACTCATTTGGCTGGTGGAAGCTCTAGGTGTGTGCCCACAACACAGACATCAACAGCTAATAAGTAATTGTCCTTCTTGCCAACGGCAGTTCTCAGTGATTACTGCAAGACTATACCTAGGATTTTGCCCGAACTGTCATAGTTGGCTAGGTAGTTACTCGCAGTTTTCTAATAGTCAAGAAACTGACTCCTTAATTGAATGGACCAATTTAATGCGTGACCCTTTAGAACATCAATTATCTTGGATAGATAACTATAAGGAGCTTCTATACCAAGCTCAAATCCATTTCCTTCCACCAAAGGTTACTACTTTACGTTCCACTCATGAACCCAGCCAATAA
- a CDS encoding cyclic nucleotide-binding domain-containing protein: protein MLKPAETIAILQKQPDAQSFAAGEVIFTEGETGNVMYGILEGEVELLVDGKVVETIIRGDVFGEGALVHVDHQRQSTAIAKTDCKLASLDQNRFLFAIENTPMFAIEVMRSYSDRLYRFKHIS, encoded by the coding sequence ATGTTGAAGCCTGCTGAAACTATCGCCATTTTACAAAAACAGCCTGATGCTCAGAGCTTTGCTGCTGGTGAGGTGATCTTCACTGAGGGAGAAACTGGTAATGTGATGTACGGCATTCTGGAAGGAGAAGTCGAGCTATTGGTGGATGGCAAGGTAGTAGAAACCATTATTAGAGGCGATGTGTTTGGTGAAGGCGCTCTAGTACATGTTGATCATCAGCGGCAGTCCACCGCAATTGCGAAGACTGACTGCAAGCTTGCCTCCCTGGACCAGAACCGCTTTCTATTCGCCATTGAGAATACTCCTATGTTTGCCATTGAAGTAATGCGAAGTTACTCCGATCGCCTGTATCGCTTTAAGCATATTTCGTGA
- a CDS encoding IS1096 element passenger TnpR family protein, which yields MTIPEVKLTVLADQAATPINAARSRTQPPKNTPADLRWMRVEEFMRSREISFNTRKAYERDLKQFMDWTDKGWHEITARDLDRYKNHLKVEPNQRGQLRKNATINRNLAALQSFFKWLTVRDYIPKDPTLLLEKLKADPVLPQEFSQDEVDNLYQAICDRGFHTFRDRALLHLIDHGLRASEIHRLNVGDYDGQRITIRVAKADSVGTVPLLKKARKAIDQYKQWREQQGDVLGNNSPLFVSHSNNSKGQRLQYWGIYKIFKAIAEIAEVENAHPHRGRHTLATRLVMKDMDSVLARRITRHASEQSFVRYSDRGIELKAEQEFYEVHGEVPGDGVAEGQPEGIQLEAIVEEPLNWPKITSVGMPLNEVSSVYQLKITLLGVRPQVWRRIQVPENTTLAQLHTVLQVVMGWEDYHLHKFTISEDETITLAELLGDDLFLFGYLYDFGDMWQHEIKVEKKLASKLGQTYPVCLTGKRACPPEDCGGDWGYVHLLGILKNPLHPEYEEQMEWLGSDFDPKLFDLAEVNQTLRELEIGTVGYGD from the coding sequence ATGACCATCCCTGAAGTAAAGCTCACGGTATTGGCAGACCAGGCCGCCACCCCCATCAATGCTGCCAGATCCCGGACTCAACCCCCCAAAAACACCCCAGCAGATCTGCGATGGATGCGTGTAGAAGAGTTCATGAGGTCTCGTGAGATTAGTTTTAACACTCGCAAAGCCTACGAACGGGACTTGAAGCAGTTCATGGACTGGACCGATAAGGGATGGCATGAAATTACAGCCAGGGACTTGGATCGGTACAAAAACCATTTGAAGGTGGAACCCAATCAACGGGGCCAACTCCGAAAGAACGCGACCATTAACCGTAACTTGGCCGCATTGCAGAGCTTCTTTAAATGGCTGACCGTCCGAGACTACATCCCCAAAGACCCGACTTTGCTCCTAGAAAAGCTCAAGGCCGATCCTGTGCTACCCCAGGAGTTTAGCCAGGATGAAGTCGATAATCTCTATCAGGCGATTTGCGATCGCGGCTTCCATACCTTCAGAGATCGGGCCTTGCTGCACCTGATTGATCATGGGCTGAGGGCATCGGAGATTCACAGGCTGAACGTCGGGGACTATGATGGGCAGCGCATCACCATCCGAGTCGCCAAAGCAGACAGTGTGGGCACCGTACCCTTGTTGAAGAAAGCCCGTAAAGCGATTGATCAGTACAAGCAATGGCGAGAGCAGCAGGGGGATGTTCTGGGAAATAATTCACCGTTGTTTGTCTCCCACTCCAATAACAGCAAGGGGCAGCGATTACAGTACTGGGGCATCTACAAAATATTCAAAGCAATCGCTGAGATTGCCGAAGTGGAAAATGCCCATCCACACCGGGGACGGCATACCCTAGCCACTCGGTTGGTGATGAAGGACATGGATTCGGTTCTGGCTCGGCGGATTACCCGACATGCTTCAGAGCAGTCTTTTGTCCGGTACTCGGATCGAGGAATAGAGCTAAAGGCAGAGCAGGAATTCTATGAAGTACATGGGGAAGTACCTGGGGATGGAGTGGCCGAAGGCCAACCGGAGGGTATTCAACTGGAGGCCATTGTTGAAGAACCTTTGAACTGGCCCAAGATTACTTCTGTAGGGATGCCCTTGAATGAGGTATCCAGTGTCTACCAACTGAAAATCACGCTGTTGGGAGTAAGACCTCAAGTCTGGCGGCGAATTCAAGTCCCAGAGAATACGACGCTAGCTCAACTCCATACTGTGTTGCAAGTTGTGATGGGGTGGGAAGATTACCACCTTCACAAGTTCACTATCAGTGAGGACGAGACCATCACGTTAGCAGAGTTGCTTGGAGATGACTTATTCCTATTTGGCTACCTTTACGATTTCGGAGATATGTGGCAACACGAAATCAAGGTTGAGAAAAAGTTAGCAAGTAAGTTAGGGCAAACCTACCCCGTTTGCCTGACCGGGAAACGGGCCTGCCCACCGGAAGACTGTGGTGGAGATTGGGGGTATGTTCATCTACTGGGGATTTTGAAGAACCCCTTACATCCCGAGTACGAGGAGCAGATGGAATGGCTCGGCAGTGATTTTGACCCGAAATTGTTTGATTTAGCGGAAGTGAATCAAACTCTGAGGGAGCTTGAGATTGGGACGGTGGGTTATGGCGATTAG
- a CDS encoding addiction module antidote protein has protein sequence MKLKDISETFKDDLKDPEFAQFYLEEALNDGFPNFLVALRQVVQAQKGMSTLANEIEMGRESLYRSLSEEGNPQFVTVAKVIEALGLKFSISSASATSPS, from the coding sequence ATGAAATTGAAAGATATATCAGAGACCTTTAAAGATGATCTAAAAGATCCTGAGTTTGCTCAATTCTATTTGGAAGAAGCCCTTAACGACGGATTCCCAAATTTTCTCGTTGCGTTACGACAGGTGGTACAAGCCCAAAAAGGGATGAGTACCCTAGCCAACGAGATTGAGATGGGGCGTGAGAGCCTGTATCGAAGTTTGTCTGAAGAGGGGAACCCCCAGTTTGTCACCGTCGCTAAAGTGATTGAAGCATTGGGATTGAAGTTCAGTATCAGCAGTGCCTCTGCTACCTCTCCTTCCTAG
- a CDS encoding cation-transporting P-type ATPase: MSAPPIWSLSSEAVVETLQTTIQGLSSQEALHRLKHYGANELPEPAHRPLWLRFTDQLTHFMALLLWVAGILAFVSGTPELGWAIWAVIWINAIFSFSQEFQAERALAALKGVLPAQVKVFRDGNLRVIPARELVPGDAMQIEEGDRISADARLISAQSLYLDVSVLTGESLPVAREATSVPAEGHIPTTGKVQPAEMTNLVLTGSTVAAGRGLAVVYATGTRTEFGHVAHLTTTVKRESSTLEIQIARIVRVITSIALGMGLTVFLLSYFLVHMAVGESFIFAIGIIVANVPEGLLPTVTLALAISVQRMAQQNALVRRLSAVETLSATTIICTDKTGTLTKNEMTVRVLWIPSTEVEVSGTGYEPIGEVRCAGPAQAHVNLLLAGGALCSNARLIHLTSPAQGQATPVSSWQEIGDPTEAALLVAALKAQLVPEALQHRSPRLREIPFDSRRRMMTVVLDWRLSELWPNELPYLSFTKGAPLEVLRCCGSILNNGQVHPLSKQERDAIAAANDQFASQGFRVLGVAVRKGDHELLAQDPQTLEQDLTFLGLVAMQDPPRPEVDLAIDRCHRAGIAVTMITGDYGLTAAAIARSIGLSTGKARVITGEQLEHLSAAQLRQMLHRKTGLIFARVAPEQKLRLVQAYQDLGQVVAVTGDGVNDAPALRAANIGVAMGLSGTDVAREAADMVLTDDNFATIVSAIEQGRAVYQNIRKFMTYILTSNVPQIVPFLAMVAFKIPPALTVLQILAVDLGTDMVPALALGADPPEPGIMHQPPRSKHKSLLSTSLLARAYGFLGVIEAIAAMLGFFTVWWSQGYTLAELQQVTTAILNHTADASTLQVYRQSTTVTLAVIVACQVGNLFACRSEYFSITRVGFFSNRWIGVGIATEWVVLLLLLYVYPLREIFATVPPTPQYWFMLLMWPPLLLGLEELRKYAVHEFKRGER; the protein is encoded by the coding sequence ATGAGTGCGCCCCCGATCTGGTCGCTGTCGTCAGAAGCTGTTGTTGAGACGCTGCAAACCACAATCCAGGGTTTATCTTCTCAAGAGGCACTACACCGCCTTAAGCACTACGGTGCCAACGAACTGCCTGAACCAGCCCATCGTCCCCTGTGGTTGCGGTTCACCGATCAGCTCACCCATTTCATGGCGTTGTTGCTTTGGGTAGCTGGAATTTTGGCCTTTGTGTCCGGCACGCCTGAACTCGGCTGGGCAATCTGGGCCGTGATCTGGATTAACGCCATTTTCAGCTTTTCTCAGGAGTTCCAAGCAGAACGAGCACTGGCAGCACTGAAAGGAGTGTTGCCTGCTCAGGTAAAGGTCTTCCGAGATGGCAATTTGCGGGTGATACCAGCCCGTGAGCTGGTGCCGGGTGATGCCATGCAGATTGAAGAAGGCGATCGCATTTCCGCTGATGCCCGCCTAATCTCAGCTCAAAGCCTTTATCTCGATGTTTCAGTTCTCACAGGCGAATCCCTTCCCGTAGCGAGAGAAGCGACATCCGTTCCAGCTGAGGGGCATATCCCCACGACGGGTAAAGTCCAACCTGCTGAAATGACTAACCTGGTGCTGACAGGCTCCACCGTTGCTGCTGGTCGTGGACTCGCCGTGGTCTATGCCACTGGTACTCGCACCGAATTTGGCCATGTGGCCCATCTGACCACCACCGTCAAACGGGAATCGAGCACCTTAGAGATCCAAATCGCCCGGATTGTGCGGGTGATTACCAGCATTGCCTTAGGGATGGGCCTCACCGTTTTTCTGCTCAGCTATTTTCTGGTCCACATGGCAGTGGGTGAAAGTTTCATCTTTGCCATTGGTATTATTGTCGCTAATGTACCTGAGGGTCTGTTGCCAACCGTGACGCTGGCTTTGGCGATCAGCGTGCAGCGGATGGCTCAACAGAACGCTCTGGTGCGTCGCCTCTCGGCGGTGGAGACCTTGAGTGCCACCACCATTATTTGTACCGATAAGACTGGCACCCTGACCAAAAACGAGATGACGGTGCGCGTCTTGTGGATTCCATCCACTGAGGTTGAGGTGTCTGGGACTGGGTATGAACCCATCGGTGAAGTTCGCTGTGCTGGCCCTGCCCAAGCCCATGTGAATCTGCTGTTGGCCGGAGGGGCGCTATGTTCCAATGCCCGCTTGATTCATCTCACCAGTCCAGCTCAGGGTCAAGCAACACCCGTCTCTTCCTGGCAAGAAATTGGCGACCCCACCGAAGCGGCACTGTTAGTAGCAGCCCTAAAGGCTCAGCTAGTGCCAGAGGCGCTACAGCACCGTTCTCCTCGATTGCGGGAAATACCCTTTGACTCTCGGCGGCGGATGATGACAGTGGTCCTTGATTGGCGCTTGTCTGAACTGTGGCCCAATGAGTTGCCTTACCTCAGCTTCACCAAAGGAGCCCCCCTAGAGGTGCTACGCTGTTGTGGCTCCATTCTCAACAATGGGCAGGTCCACCCCCTATCGAAACAGGAGCGGGATGCGATCGCCGCTGCCAATGATCAATTCGCCAGTCAAGGTTTCCGCGTCTTGGGGGTGGCAGTCCGCAAAGGGGACCATGAACTTCTAGCGCAAGACCCACAAACCTTAGAACAAGACCTCACCTTCTTGGGGTTGGTGGCCATGCAGGATCCACCTCGGCCCGAAGTCGATCTCGCCATCGATCGCTGTCATCGGGCTGGGATTGCGGTAACGATGATTACTGGGGATTATGGGCTAACGGCGGCGGCAATCGCCCGTAGTATTGGCTTGTCTACGGGCAAAGCCAGGGTGATCACTGGTGAACAACTAGAGCATCTGTCAGCGGCTCAATTACGGCAAATGCTACATCGCAAGACAGGTCTGATTTTTGCACGCGTGGCCCCTGAACAGAAACTGCGGCTGGTGCAGGCGTATCAAGATCTGGGTCAAGTGGTAGCCGTTACGGGGGATGGGGTCAACGATGCGCCTGCTCTTCGCGCCGCTAATATTGGCGTGGCCATGGGCCTCAGCGGTACAGATGTGGCCCGAGAAGCTGCAGACATGGTCCTCACGGACGACAACTTCGCCACGATTGTCAGTGCTATTGAGCAGGGACGAGCCGTGTACCAGAACATTCGCAAGTTCATGACCTATATCTTGACCTCGAATGTGCCCCAAATCGTCCCGTTTTTAGCGATGGTAGCCTTCAAAATTCCACCCGCGCTCACGGTGCTGCAAATTCTGGCGGTGGACTTGGGGACGGATATGGTACCCGCACTCGCTTTAGGGGCCGATCCACCAGAACCCGGCATCATGCATCAGCCCCCTCGCTCCAAGCACAAATCGCTGCTGAGTACTTCATTACTAGCCCGTGCCTATGGCTTTCTGGGTGTCATTGAGGCGATCGCTGCGATGTTGGGCTTCTTTACTGTCTGGTGGAGTCAAGGCTATACCTTAGCTGAGTTACAACAGGTAACAACGGCAATTTTGAACCATACGGCTGATGCTTCCACCCTGCAAGTCTATCGTCAGTCCACCACTGTCACTCTGGCCGTGATCGTCGCCTGCCAGGTCGGTAATCTTTTCGCCTGCCGTTCTGAATATTTCTCCATTACCAGGGTCGGCTTTTTCAGCAATCGGTGGATTGGCGTCGGCATTGCGACGGAATGGGTCGTGCTGCTTCTGCTGCTTTACGTCTATCCGCTCAGGGAAATTTTCGCGACCGTTCCTCCCACTCCCCAATATTGGTTCATGTTGTTGATGTGGCCCCCACTCCTCTTAGGACTGGAAGAATTGAGGAAGTATGCAGTGCACGAATTCAAAAGAGGTGAACGGTAG
- a CDS encoding type II toxin-antitoxin system RelE/ParE family toxin: MEVIPNERILKKLETSEGKIPFDDWYLNLSDKKAKAIIAARLIRIQTGNMGDVHSLGSGLFEFRIHYGPGFRIYFAEVQGTLVILLGGGTKKTQNKDIKQAMTLWNLYQDEIERYIRDL; encoded by the coding sequence ATGGAGGTGATACCCAATGAACGCATCCTCAAGAAACTAGAAACTTCTGAAGGGAAGATCCCTTTTGATGATTGGTATTTGAATCTCTCAGACAAAAAGGCTAAGGCGATTATTGCTGCTCGACTCATTCGGATACAAACCGGAAATATGGGGGATGTTCACAGCCTTGGCAGTGGCCTCTTTGAGTTTCGCATTCATTACGGACCTGGGTTTCGTATCTACTTCGCAGAAGTACAAGGAACATTGGTCATCCTTCTTGGGGGAGGGACAAAGAAAACCCAAAACAAGGATATCAAGCAAGCTATGACACTATGGAACCTCTATCAAGATGAAATTGAAAGATATATCAGAGACCTTTAA
- a CDS encoding TniB family NTP-binding protein, translating to MNAGPAFPTALLQQSSAEKLKYFKGITVPHRHLQTALDHLLLDLQEPADISILFIVGPTGVGKTTLRLRAENLLLEKYLPELQANPGQVAVASMEVAAAEQSKFSHRDYYIRALEAIGDVMADYKFSYGIQHQADPIHHSKNSAAQRRALENVLRLRQVKTFMVDEAHHLLMTAGAHQMLQQMTWIKSLANISGTTHALFGTYELLNCSKLSGQLSRRSADIHLSRYQSDIEQDVTEFIRVIHTFQRHFPLAHKSQLEKHYDYLMDYSIGCIGILKTWLMRALRSALLEESNSLKMKYLKQSEYSAARRQQLHEEAQAGERRFQDNGLSSTNIAAPGMTTKPNSKHGRVGKRNPKRDPTGGGSSAR from the coding sequence ATGAATGCAGGCCCTGCGTTTCCTACTGCACTCCTTCAGCAATCCTCAGCGGAAAAACTGAAATACTTCAAAGGGATCACGGTTCCACATCGTCATCTACAAACAGCGCTAGATCATCTGCTTCTTGATTTGCAAGAGCCAGCCGATATCTCTATTCTCTTCATCGTTGGCCCCACTGGGGTGGGCAAAACTACCCTACGCCTCCGGGCAGAGAACCTTTTGCTAGAAAAGTATCTACCAGAACTTCAGGCAAATCCAGGGCAAGTTGCCGTTGCGAGTATGGAAGTTGCAGCAGCCGAGCAGAGTAAATTCAGTCACCGTGACTATTACATTCGTGCTCTAGAAGCGATTGGGGACGTCATGGCCGATTATAAATTCAGCTATGGCATTCAACATCAAGCTGACCCTATTCACCACAGCAAGAACTCTGCTGCTCAACGACGGGCTTTGGAGAATGTACTACGTCTTCGCCAAGTAAAGACATTTATGGTGGACGAAGCACATCATTTGCTGATGACTGCCGGTGCACATCAGATGCTGCAGCAAATGACTTGGATTAAATCCTTAGCTAATATTTCAGGCACAACTCACGCCCTATTTGGCACATACGAACTACTCAACTGTTCAAAATTAAGTGGACAGCTCAGTCGTAGAAGCGCTGACATCCATTTATCTCGATACCAAAGCGATATTGAGCAGGACGTTACTGAGTTTATCCGGGTCATTCATACTTTTCAACGTCACTTTCCCTTGGCACATAAATCTCAGTTGGAAAAGCACTACGACTATCTTATGGATTACTCCATTGGCTGTATTGGCATTCTCAAAACTTGGCTAATGAGAGCATTGCGTAGTGCACTACTGGAAGAGTCAAACAGCCTAAAGATGAAGTACTTGAAGCAGTCAGAGTATTCTGCAGCTCGTCGCCAACAACTCCATGAAGAAGCCCAAGCTGGAGAGCGTCGGTTTCAAGACAATGGATTATCAAGTACAAACATTGCTGCTCCAGGCATGACAACAAAGCCTAACAGTAAGCATGGCCGTGTGGGAAAACGAAACCCCAAGCGAGATCCTACTGGAGGTGGATCAAGTGCAAGATAG
- a CDS encoding TnsA endonuclease N-terminal domain-containing protein, with amino-acid sequence MLSDSDFEAWCSQLKLSKITRTLVSQIRTSEPVRRVGGGRSNVCGQYPSHKMGKTIQFESHKVELPAIEAYEADKEVLEYYDQPIQLEIEFKSSKGRLIRCKHVPDFLVLRQTNVVLEEWKTEKKLEELAQKQPHHYYLDDNGHWQNPPAERSAETYGISYQLRLDHEINWVEYRNRQFLKGYRDGSYSVDKALEANLIDKVTGSPGITVAQLLQSIHTASQDDINALIAKGAVYTDQRAVSLTEPNKVQLYQNLETAEAFQLAPPWQPLDTLQAFGLDITTPLTWDGKPVTIAHAGGTTIVLRNDDGLVELTHTELDRLLQRRAIVALENPLQHSSSKFWEEFLQASPDDLRIANDRYRILEGYLQGKPLDSSVVSSRTLRRWHRQFKAAQQICNWGYVGLLPHHNAKGNHLSRVSKDAWEFIDQIIDDHYETLQQKGKMAVYGILLREWEHSRRPDLCPSHVTFYRYLKQRDQYRQTKKRKGAKAAYQKAAFYWELKQSTPSHGDRVFEICHIDHTELDIELVCSRTGELLGRPWATILLDAFSRRVLAIYLSFDSPSYRACMMVLRICVQRYERFPETIVVDHGAEFDSIYFETLLATFNCTKKQRPPAHPRFGSVIERFFGTANTQFLHNLRGNTQITKQIRQVTRKNSPKSQAVWNLGELYDHFCQYTYDIYDQLRHPALGQSPRAAFAAGMSNSGSRPQQRVMNDSIFQVLTLPSTSKGTARVQANRGICVNYLSYWAIDDCFLNPNVEGTDVPVRYDPFDMSIVFAYVNKAWVRCVSEYHALFQGRSVKEIKAASAELRKQAQLQNQQVPLRAKTIATYLASTEVSEATQLQRLKDLATKDVQAQLQSNVQPADIADRHPLTHEFEEVTNSDQPSRPKITTAVKIDIEHIQPYANEELWR; translated from the coding sequence ATGCTTAGTGATTCAGATTTTGAAGCTTGGTGTTCCCAGCTTAAATTATCTAAAATTACTCGCACCCTAGTTTCTCAAATCCGCACATCAGAACCTGTACGCCGAGTTGGGGGTGGTCGCTCAAATGTGTGCGGCCAATATCCCAGTCATAAGATGGGAAAAACTATTCAATTTGAATCACATAAGGTAGAACTTCCTGCTATTGAAGCCTACGAAGCCGATAAGGAGGTGTTGGAATATTACGACCAACCTATTCAACTAGAGATTGAGTTCAAGTCATCAAAGGGACGTCTCATCCGTTGCAAGCACGTTCCAGACTTTTTAGTTCTACGGCAAACAAACGTTGTCCTAGAGGAGTGGAAGACTGAAAAGAAGCTAGAAGAATTAGCCCAGAAGCAACCACACCACTATTATCTTGATGACAACGGTCATTGGCAAAATCCCCCAGCAGAAAGAAGTGCAGAAACGTATGGAATTTCCTATCAGCTGAGATTAGATCATGAAATTAACTGGGTTGAATATCGGAATCGCCAATTTCTGAAAGGCTATCGTGACGGCAGCTATTCTGTCGATAAAGCTCTTGAAGCAAACCTTATTGACAAGGTTACTGGGAGTCCAGGCATTACGGTAGCTCAACTCCTTCAATCTATCCATACAGCAAGTCAAGATGATATCAATGCCCTCATTGCTAAAGGTGCAGTTTATACAGATCAACGCGCCGTTTCCCTAACAGAACCTAATAAGGTCCAACTTTACCAAAATCTAGAAACGGCAGAGGCATTCCAACTCGCCCCACCTTGGCAGCCTCTCGATACTCTCCAGGCTTTTGGGCTGGATATCACCACTCCTTTGACTTGGGATGGCAAGCCAGTAACGATTGCTCATGCGGGAGGGACAACGATTGTATTGCGGAACGATGATGGGCTAGTTGAACTAACTCATACTGAGCTAGATCGCCTATTGCAACGACGAGCTATTGTCGCTCTGGAAAATCCACTGCAGCATAGCTCTTCCAAATTCTGGGAAGAATTTCTGCAAGCAAGTCCTGATGATCTCAGAATTGCTAATGACCGCTATCGGATCCTTGAAGGTTATTTACAAGGAAAACCACTAGACTCATCTGTGGTTTCATCCCGAACTCTTCGACGATGGCATCGTCAGTTCAAGGCAGCTCAGCAGATCTGTAATTGGGGTTACGTTGGCCTGTTACCCCATCACAACGCCAAGGGAAATCACCTCTCCCGAGTGTCTAAGGATGCGTGGGAATTCATTGACCAAATTATTGATGATCACTACGAAACGCTTCAACAAAAAGGCAAGATGGCTGTATATGGTATTCTTCTGCGTGAGTGGGAGCATTCTCGACGACCAGATCTTTGTCCCAGCCATGTTACTTTCTATCGATACCTCAAACAGCGAGATCAGTATCGACAAACTAAAAAACGGAAAGGCGCAAAAGCAGCCTATCAAAAAGCCGCCTTTTATTGGGAGTTGAAACAGAGTACTCCATCTCATGGTGACCGGGTCTTTGAAATTTGCCACATCGACCATACTGAACTTGATATTGAGTTGGTTTGTTCTCGGACTGGAGAACTTTTAGGTAGACCTTGGGCAACCATTCTACTGGATGCTTTTTCTCGACGTGTACTGGCAATCTACCTAAGTTTCGACAGTCCTTCTTATCGTGCTTGCATGATGGTGCTGCGAATTTGCGTTCAGCGCTACGAACGCTTCCCAGAGACCATTGTGGTAGATCATGGTGCGGAGTTTGACAGCATTTATTTTGAGACATTGCTAGCGACGTTTAATTGCACTAAAAAACAGCGACCACCCGCTCATCCCCGATTTGGCTCAGTGATAGAACGTTTTTTTGGCACTGCAAACACTCAATTCCTTCACAATTTACGAGGCAATACTCAGATCACGAAACAAATCAGGCAGGTCACTCGCAAGAACTCTCCTAAGTCCCAGGCGGTATGGAATTTAGGTGAACTCTATGACCATTTTTGCCAGTATACCTACGACATATATGACCAACTTCGCCATCCTGCTCTGGGCCAAAGCCCACGCGCAGCATTTGCTGCAGGGATGAGTAATAGTGGCAGTCGTCCCCAACAACGAGTTATGAACGATTCCATTTTTCAAGTTCTTACCTTGCCTTCAACATCTAAGGGAACTGCACGGGTACAGGCAAATCGAGGAATTTGCGTCAATTACCTTAGTTACTGGGCTATCGATGATTGCTTTCTCAATCCGAATGTCGAGGGCACAGATGTTCCCGTGCGTTATGACCCTTTTGATATGAGTATAGTGTTTGCCTATGTCAATAAGGCTTGGGTTCGTTGTGTCTCTGAATACCATGCCCTCTTCCAAGGACGTTCAGTAAAAGAGATCAAAGCTGCTAGTGCTGAATTAAGAAAACAGGCCCAACTACAAAATCAACAAGTACCCCTGCGAGCTAAAACGATTGCTACATACTTAGCATCGACCGAGGTGAGTGAGGCTACCCAATTGCAGCGATTGAAAGACCTTGCCACTAAAGATGTGCAAGCACAACTTCAGTCCAATGTACAACCAGCAGATATAGCTGATAGACACCCACTGACTCATGAATTTGAGGAGGTCACGAATAGTGATCAGCCAAGCCGACCCAAAATCACAACTGCAGTCAAGATTGACATTGAACATATTCAGCCCTATGCCAATGAGGAGCTATGGAGATGA